The following are encoded together in the Bacillus sp. V2I10 genome:
- a CDS encoding cysteine protease StiP family protein, with the protein MNKVEQQLPKPAAMGSYSEQDVIFLLKDLSQVSLEKSTLEREQAVQSGTHYSEMLPIEYKPTDEYLQLFHHSLDMYKQKLAIAVGTVAERILKEKGRSIVLVSLARAGTPIGILMKRYLLQTYNLNVPHYSVSIVRGRGIDENAMRYIAQNHPNDHVQFVDGWTGKGAITRELTEAVAGFNRKYEMNINDSLAVLADPGYCTEIYGTREDFLIPSACLNSTVSGLVSRTVLNDQFIGPDDFHGAKYYSELLPEDVSNHFIDVVVSEFSHVSDEIGEQVLKLEAEDKEPTWKGIRDIKQIQDDFSIENIHHVKPGVGETTRVLLRRIPWKILVKDLNNKDLEHIFLLAKERNVPVIEYKNMSYSCCGIIKPLN; encoded by the coding sequence ATGAATAAGGTGGAGCAGCAATTGCCAAAACCGGCAGCAATGGGAAGCTATTCGGAGCAGGACGTTATTTTCTTATTAAAGGACCTGAGTCAGGTCAGCCTTGAAAAATCAACCTTAGAAAGAGAGCAGGCTGTTCAAAGCGGAACCCATTACTCAGAAATGCTTCCGATTGAATACAAGCCGACAGATGAATATTTACAGCTTTTTCATCATTCCTTAGATATGTACAAGCAAAAACTGGCGATTGCAGTAGGAACCGTTGCAGAGCGCATCCTTAAAGAGAAGGGCCGCAGCATCGTTCTTGTATCACTTGCAAGAGCAGGTACGCCGATCGGCATTTTGATGAAGAGATATCTGCTGCAAACCTATAATCTTAACGTTCCTCATTATAGTGTTTCCATCGTCAGAGGCCGCGGCATTGATGAAAATGCGATGAGATATATTGCTCAGAATCATCCGAATGATCATGTACAGTTTGTGGACGGCTGGACTGGGAAAGGCGCTATTACGAGAGAACTGACAGAGGCAGTCGCCGGCTTCAACAGGAAATACGAAATGAATATCAATGATTCACTTGCTGTCTTGGCAGATCCTGGCTATTGCACGGAGATTTATGGAACTAGAGAAGACTTCTTAATTCCAAGTGCCTGCTTGAATTCTACCGTTTCAGGATTGGTCAGCAGGACCGTATTAAATGACCAGTTCATTGGACCTGATGATTTTCACGGGGCTAAATATTATTCTGAACTGCTTCCTGAGGATGTTTCGAATCATTTTATTGACGTTGTCGTTTCTGAGTTTTCACATGTTTCGGATGAAATCGGCGAGCAAGTGTTAAAGCTTGAGGCAGAGGATAAAGAACCGACTTGGAAAGGCATCCGGGATATTAAACAAATTCAGGATGATTTCAGCATAGAAAATATTCATCATGTTAAACCTGGGGTCGGAGAAACAACTCGTGTACTTTTGCGCAGAATACCCTGGAAAATTCTTGTGAAAGATTTGAACAATAAGGATCTTGAACACATTTTCCTGCTGGCAAAAGAAAGAAACGTACCGGTAATCGAATACAAGAACATGTCATATTCATGCTGCGGGATTATTAAGCCCCTAAACTAG
- a CDS encoding HAD family hydrolase: MIFASDLDQTLIYSRRSFREPVSESDIRLIETLEGQEISFMTKKAISMLKEIAEQMTFVPVTTRTPSQYERITVFQEEIIPGYAVTSNGGHVFKNGKLDSEWKDHLENLMKNECTSLEEVSLKFQEIAADDWVLKQKNAENLFLYNIIDRALIPEVRLQEFILWLDRHGWKHSLQGRKLYFVPKPINKWDAVAYVKEAIGAKTVITAGDSLLDLCMLEGADHAFSPLHGELGESNTRLVETIKRTNKNGIFASEEILENILAKVSPAPAEL; the protein is encoded by the coding sequence GTGATTTTTGCAAGTGATCTGGATCAAACACTCATTTATTCAAGAAGGTCCTTCCGGGAACCGGTGAGCGAATCTGATATTCGCCTGATCGAAACGCTCGAAGGTCAGGAAATCTCATTTATGACGAAAAAAGCGATTTCCATGCTGAAGGAAATTGCGGAGCAAATGACATTTGTGCCCGTTACTACAAGAACACCCTCACAATACGAGCGCATCACTGTTTTCCAGGAAGAAATTATCCCAGGCTATGCGGTCACAAGCAATGGCGGACATGTGTTCAAGAACGGAAAGCTCGACTCGGAGTGGAAAGATCATTTAGAAAACCTGATGAAAAATGAGTGCACCAGTTTAGAAGAGGTTTCCCTCAAGTTTCAGGAGATTGCAGCAGATGATTGGGTGTTAAAACAAAAAAATGCTGAAAATCTCTTTCTATATAATATTATCGATCGCGCTCTCATTCCTGAAGTGCGGCTGCAGGAATTTATCCTGTGGCTCGATCGCCATGGCTGGAAGCACTCTCTCCAAGGGAGAAAGCTGTACTTTGTACCAAAGCCGATCAACAAATGGGATGCCGTTGCTTATGTCAAAGAAGCAATTGGTGCAAAAACTGTCATTACTGCGGGGGATTCTCTGCTTGATCTATGCATGCTTGAAGGTGCAGATCATGCCTTCTCACCGCTGCATGGAGAATTGGGCGAATCAAATACACGTTTAGTAGAAACGATTAAAAGAACAAACAAAAATGGGATTTTTGCCTCCGAAGAAATTTTGGAAAACATATTGGCGAAAGTAAGCCCGGCACCAGCTGAGTTGTAA
- a CDS encoding YceG family protein, with protein MIRTYQTVAAVNLETDWQALLFQPLSERSGFVNTPSEMKIPQIAIRMLGTPLVEDEYFQMLYDLVHNDELDLHFLSENLDKTIPQEKFQAIQNLLILHGKEKLSVNRFVAFMDRDQLLPMLKNPELNRHLRACVIKVLTPFFEERKDETGDFRRVIVDLVKWTWNHLYKELEKTAKQEDRIPAFFWYGNATASEQTFLKFLILFGCDVIIAHPEGTDILDDADPDEAISKIIRYPGTHQLTAFPKTRPERTSTIAYKASKEIDQVLHSDDSMLYKPWQFRNYSPNAITLKTTYDELFILIKERAFLRPNFEVRNNTVNIPAIFSKIFGMTKNRRAYWSKIQDLTDYEYAEVIKQFPFTWEAKGNPHFHYQNALGEKQELQAEKMMNSHWWRYSNLPTGLQKGIAEAISRYCAHPKLKKQEQESLYDLQLYLFNQAMNIPNSMIKLLQNFDYSQYVPRVVLYNNENNGFMTRADAAILLLMNEFGLDIVIYNPPGHNDIENFVDERYFDSHWLDEMSFGEEFQEPSRLKKFIRKMF; from the coding sequence ATGATTCGAACATATCAGACAGTAGCAGCGGTTAATCTTGAAACAGATTGGCAAGCGCTTCTTTTTCAGCCGTTATCCGAGCGCTCGGGATTTGTGAATACTCCCTCTGAAATGAAAATCCCTCAAATAGCCATTCGCATGCTAGGAACACCTTTAGTGGAAGATGAGTATTTTCAAATGCTCTATGATCTTGTTCATAACGACGAACTGGACCTTCACTTTCTCAGTGAAAATCTAGACAAAACCATTCCGCAGGAAAAATTCCAGGCGATTCAGAACTTATTAATTCTGCATGGAAAAGAAAAACTGTCAGTGAACCGGTTTGTCGCTTTTATGGACCGTGATCAGCTGCTTCCAATGCTTAAAAATCCTGAATTGAACCGCCATTTGAGAGCTTGTGTCATCAAGGTGCTGACTCCCTTTTTCGAGGAGCGAAAGGATGAAACAGGAGATTTCAGAAGAGTCATTGTGGATCTAGTTAAATGGACGTGGAATCATTTATATAAAGAACTTGAAAAAACTGCAAAGCAAGAAGACAGAATACCAGCGTTTTTTTGGTATGGAAATGCGACGGCAAGCGAGCAAACCTTCCTTAAGTTCCTTATTCTTTTCGGCTGTGACGTCATTATTGCCCATCCGGAGGGAACAGATATACTGGATGATGCAGATCCGGATGAAGCGATCAGCAAGATCATTCGCTATCCGGGGACTCACCAACTGACAGCGTTTCCAAAAACAAGACCTGAGCGAACTTCTACTATTGCTTACAAAGCATCAAAAGAAATCGACCAGGTTCTTCATTCAGATGATTCCATGCTTTATAAGCCGTGGCAATTCAGAAATTATTCACCTAATGCCATTACGCTGAAAACAACATACGACGAACTTTTCATTCTTATAAAAGAAAGAGCATTTTTAAGGCCGAATTTTGAAGTCCGGAACAATACAGTGAATATACCGGCCATCTTTTCAAAAATTTTTGGGATGACAAAAAACCGGCGGGCTTACTGGAGCAAGATTCAGGACTTGACCGATTATGAATATGCGGAGGTTATTAAACAATTTCCTTTTACTTGGGAAGCGAAAGGAAACCCTCACTTTCATTATCAAAATGCCCTGGGTGAAAAGCAGGAGCTGCAGGCTGAAAAAATGATGAACAGCCATTGGTGGAGATACAGCAATCTTCCAACCGGCCTGCAGAAGGGAATTGCTGAGGCAATCTCGAGATATTGCGCACATCCTAAATTGAAAAAACAAGAGCAGGAAAGCTTATATGATCTGCAATTATATTTGTTTAATCAAGCTATGAATATTCCAAACAGCATGATCAAGCTGCTGCAGAATTTCGATTACTCTCAATATGTGCCGCGGGTTGTGCTTTACAATAATGAGAATAACGGCTTCATGACACGTGCTGATGCAGCCATTCTGCTTTTAATGAATGAATTCGGGCTGGATATCGTGATTTACAATCCGCCGGGTCATAATGACATAGAAAACTTTGTAGATGAACGATATTTTGACAGTCATTGGCTGGATGAAATGAGCTTCGGAGAAGAGTTTCAGGAGCCTTCGCGGCTGAAAAAATTCATCCGCAAAATGTTCTGA
- a CDS encoding toxic anion resistance protein: MSQVPGLGKVDQMEEVLQQGPNNMKVQLQKEPEVQKLAQMIDYRNQVGMLEYGKAPADEISAFSGKILNTMQSSSMEESSALLKHLGKIMDRFDPKDFAENKGFMKKIFNRGQKMVEKIMSKYQTMGGEIDKVYMEIVKYEDEMKRSTNTLEQLYEQNFQYYMELEKYIVAGDMKAAELKQQLPALETKAASGDQLAQMELDTMRNAVEVLEQRVYDLELAKQVAYQSAPQIRLLQRGNTKLIGKINSAFVTTIPIFKTGLINAIAAKRQKLVADSMNELEKRTNEMLLRNAQNISKQSVDIARLSGSPSIKMETIEETWSIILKGMQETKAIEDENKQLREQGRVRLQELQNNFKQIKNSR; encoded by the coding sequence ATGTCTCAAGTACCAGGACTGGGTAAAGTGGATCAAATGGAAGAGGTTCTGCAGCAAGGGCCGAACAACATGAAAGTACAGCTGCAAAAAGAACCGGAAGTTCAAAAGCTTGCGCAAATGATTGACTACCGCAATCAAGTCGGCATGCTTGAATATGGAAAAGCGCCGGCGGATGAAATTTCCGCTTTTTCAGGAAAAATATTAAATACGATGCAGTCAAGCAGTATGGAAGAGTCAAGCGCTCTCCTTAAACATCTTGGCAAAATCATGGACCGCTTTGATCCAAAGGATTTTGCAGAAAATAAAGGGTTTATGAAGAAAATCTTTAACCGCGGTCAGAAGATGGTAGAGAAAATCATGTCCAAGTACCAGACGATGGGCGGAGAAATTGATAAAGTGTACATGGAAATCGTCAAATATGAAGATGAAATGAAGCGTTCAACCAACACACTTGAACAGCTGTATGAACAAAACTTCCAATATTATATGGAGCTTGAAAAATATATCGTAGCCGGAGATATGAAAGCAGCTGAACTGAAGCAGCAGCTTCCGGCTTTAGAAACAAAAGCAGCATCAGGGGATCAGCTTGCACAAATGGAGCTTGATACAATGCGAAATGCGGTAGAAGTACTTGAGCAAAGAGTTTATGACCTGGAGCTTGCCAAACAAGTGGCCTATCAGTCAGCGCCTCAAATTCGGCTTCTGCAAAGAGGAAATACAAAGCTAATAGGAAAAATCAACTCTGCTTTCGTCACAACCATTCCGATCTTTAAAACAGGTCTTATCAACGCGATTGCTGCAAAAAGACAGAAGCTTGTGGCAGATTCGATGAACGAGCTTGAAAAACGCACAAATGAAATGCTTCTCCGTAACGCTCAAAATATATCAAAGCAAAGTGTTGATATTGCGAGACTTTCAGGAAGTCCAAGCATTAAAATGGAAACAATCGAAGAAACTTGGAGCATTATCCTAAAAGGAATGCAGGAAACAAAGGCCATTGAAGACGAGAACAAACAGCTTCGCGAACAAGGCCGCGTCCGCCTTCAGGAGCTTCAGAACAACTTTAAACAAATCAAAAACAGCCGCTGA
- the rpoE gene encoding DNA-directed RNA polymerase subunit delta, protein MSISQYSKDQLKELSMVEVAYDLMTEKKQPYLFKDLVKEISQIIGLTQRQVEDKISQFYTDLNIDGRYICVGENTWGLRSWYPYEQIEEEVVPVAKPKKKKAKKAVAEDLELDDFDEVDEEELEYDEIEEYEDDTDDDLDDDDDLDDDAEEIDEVIEDEEFDLEEEELDEDLDEDVEEDEEEDL, encoded by the coding sequence TTGAGTATTTCACAATATTCCAAGGACCAGCTTAAAGAATTGTCAATGGTTGAAGTTGCATACGACCTGATGACAGAAAAAAAACAGCCATATCTTTTTAAAGATTTAGTAAAAGAGATCAGCCAAATTATCGGCTTGACTCAAAGACAGGTTGAAGATAAAATTTCACAATTCTACACAGATTTAAATATCGACGGACGTTATATTTGTGTTGGAGAAAATACTTGGGGACTGCGCAGCTGGTACCCATATGAACAAATCGAAGAAGAGGTTGTGCCAGTCGCTAAGCCTAAGAAGAAAAAAGCGAAAAAAGCGGTTGCTGAAGACCTTGAGCTTGATGACTTTGATGAAGTGGATGAAGAAGAATTAGAATATGATGAAATCGAAGAGTACGAAGACGATACTGACGATGACCTTGATGATGACGACGATCTGGATGACGATGCAGAAGAAATCGATGAAGTCATTGAAGACGAAGAGTTCGATCTTGAAGAAGAAGAGTTAGATGAAGACCTGGACGAGGATGTTGAAGAAGATGAGGAAGAAGATTTATAA